The window CAAATATAGACTAATTTGCCACAAATGGGATACAAATTCGCTATTTTTATTCAAATTTTACTAATTCTGCAAAATTTTTAAAATTTCGCCAATTTCAAGAACACAACTCGTGTTCTAGGAGTACAAAAAAAACTCGCTAGCGCACTAGCGAGGTCTTTTTTTGATTCCGGCATAACGCCCCAGATTCTAACAGCCTACGGCTCCAGAGATAAGCTCTCTCTTCTTCCGCCTTCGAGCCCATTGATTTCAATTTCAGAAATCTAAGCAAACTTAGTCCTTTACACAACGGACCGAACTCCCGATATACTTGTTACTGTAGAACTTGCGTACAATGGTATCCGTGTACAATCTTATACCATACGCATAATTATCGTACTCATCGTACCATTCAGAAGTCCAAAAGGCAGCAGCCTCACCCACAAAGTCCTTGCTCCCCCAGCCACCAGCGGGCAACACAGTGAAGCCGAAATCATCCGTACCATTGCCGTCACTATTCCAGCCACTCGTAGACTTGAGCTTCGTGCCTGCAATCGAATCCCCACCAACCGCAGCGAGCAGCATTCTCCACTCTGCGAGATCGGGCAGGTGCCAGTCGCTAGGGCATGCATCCATTGCCGCAGTCCAAACATAAAGACGGCCATACTTTGCACAATATTCAGCAGAATCATTATAGCAGAAACTGGAATCAGTTTCAAAGTTCAGGTTTTCTGCCATCCACACCTGGTCGCCGATTTTCACGGTCTTGTAAGTTTGACCATCACGGTTGTCTGTCATAGTCCCCGTAACTACTGAAGAGGGATCTTCAGGAACTACAGAACTGCTGGACCCACTTGTCTCGCTGCTACTCGACTGTGACGAGGAAGAAGCTTCAGAACTAGAAGACTCTACAGAACTGCTGGATACGCTTGTCACGCTAGAACTTGAAGAAGGTCTTACCGGAGCAGTCGAAGGATCCCCCTTGACGCAACGGACACTTTGTCCATAAGACTTGCTATTCTGATACGTATAAGAATTGGTATAAACGTTGTTTATATTGAAATACCGGCCATCATTGGCACTGTATTCAGTAGCGCTCCAGTAATAAACATCCGAGCCCACCTTTTCCCATTTAGTAGCAGAAATTCTTCTTCCGGTCGGGAGAGCGGCGAAGCCGTAAAGATCCGTACCGTTATTGTGATCCGTCCCGGCGTCGTTCCATCCAGTCAACGCCTTGAGTGGTTCACCAGATACAGGGGCATTTCCTAATGCCACGCTCAATAGGCCCCATTCATAGATTGACGGCAAATGCCAGCCGTCAGGGCAAATTCCCTGCACAGCTCGATCAAGTCCGCACTTTTTGCCATAGCCGCAAACCAACGGCTCCTTGGAATCATTCGCCAAAGCAACCGAGTCAATCGCGGCGGCCCAGCTATAATAACGGCCACTCACCTTGCAATTTTTTTCATCATCATTGTAGCACCAGTTGCCGCCCTTCAAGCTCGGAGTCTTGACGCTATCGGCATAGTTCAGGTTCTCCGCCATCCAAACCTGCGAATAATTTGCATCTGGCACATCAATTTTTACAACTTTGTACACTTGCTTGTCGCGCGGGTCAACCATCGAGTCGTATTTGATGTTCGGATTCAGG of the Fibrobacter sp. UWB15 genome contains:
- a CDS encoding fibrobacter succinogenes major paralogous domain-containing protein — protein: MRREKNRNLALRLMSICALASMALLAACSSSDDKSVAGGASGDAGVVAVKDLDVAGVSQKGPFVKGSAVTVQGIDCKTMKFTDEVFEGEVKNNMGEFVVEKVNLSTTCAVVAVTGEYRSEMTGKKVSDKLTLRALTNLKDRTHVNVNLLTNLEYERVMHYVAEKGKTFDEAKDLAETEVLAAFGMAGDTTEFEDLDIFGTSDADATLLAISVLMQGDADVKTLTERMDKFSDSFAESGTWNDDDTKKAIIDWIANAVAKAVMDSIRKNMENWGFANEVPDFETAVDAFATNVSKEESNDSVKTEGWSWDVPKEARLNPNIKYDSMVDPRDKQVYKVVKIDVPDANYSQVWMAENLNYADSVKTPSLKGGNWCYNDDEKNCKVSGRYYSWAAAIDSVALANDSKEPLVCGYGKKCGLDRAVQGICPDGWHLPSIYEWGLLSVALGNAPVSGEPLKALTGWNDAGTDHNNGTDLYGFAALPTGRRISATKWEKVGSDVYYWSATEYSANDGRYFNINNVYTNSYTYQNSKSYGQSVRCVKGDPSTAPVRPSSSSSVTSVSSSSVESSSSEASSSSQSSSSETSGSSSSVVPEDPSSVVTGTMTDNRDGQTYKTVKIGDQVWMAENLNFETDSSFCYNDSAEYCAKYGRLYVWTAAMDACPSDWHLPDLAEWRMLLAAVGGDSIAGTKLKSTSGWNSDGNGTDDFGFTVLPAGGWGSKDFVGEAAAFWTSEWYDEYDNYAYGIRLYTDTIVRKFYSNKYIGSSVRCVKD